The genomic region TCGGGACGCACCAGGTGCTTGACTCCCGCGGCGGCGACGATCACGTCGGCCTCGCGCAGGTACTTCGGCAGATCGACGGTGCCGGTGTGCGTGAGCGTGACCGTCGCGTTGATCGACCGCCGTGTCAGCAGCAGACCGATCGAGCGGCCGATGGTCACGCCGCGACCGACGACGACCACGTGCTTGCCCTTGAGGTCGTAGTCGTTGCGTGTGAGCAGCTCGATCACGGCTCGCGGCGTGCACGGCAGCGGCGTCTCGATCGGCGCGTTCACGTTGAGCACGAGCCGCCCGAGGTTGGTCGGGTGCAGGCCGTCGGCATCCTTCGCCGGATCGATACGCTCGAGCACGGCGTCGGTGTCGAGGTGCTTCGGCAGCGGCAGCTGCACGATGTAGCCGTGGCAGGCGGGATCGGCGTTGAGCCTGTCGATCGTCGCCTCGACCTCGTCTTGCGTGGCATCCGCCGGCAGCTCGACCTGGATCGAGTTCATGCCGATGGCCTCGGACTGCCTGTGCTTCATGCCCACGTAGAGCTGCGACGCCGGGTCTGCACCGACGAGCACCGTGGCGATACCGGGGGTGATCCCTCGCTGCTTCAACGCGACGACGCGCTCGGTCAGTTCCTGCTTGATGGCGGCGGCGGTCGCCTTGCCATCGAGCCTGATGGCGGTCATCGTCAATTCTCGATCGACGACGCGAGCTCGACGCTCTCGACCGGGAAGCCCGACGGGCCGAGCCCCGGGTAGAGCGGGAAGGCATCCGTCAGCTTCTTGACGCGTGCGCGCAGCGCAGGGATGTCGGCGTCCGGCTTCAGGGCGAGCGCGATCACGTCGGCCACCTCGGTGAACTCCTCGTCGCCGAAGCCACGCGTCGCGAGTGCCGGCGTGCCGATGCGCAGGCCGGAGGTGACCATCGGCGGGCGCGGGTCGAACGGCACCGCGTTCTTGTTCACGGTGATGCCGACCTCGTGCAGACGGTCCTCCGCCTCCTTGCCGGTGAACTGCGAGGTGCGCAGGTCGACGAGCACGAGGTGCACGTCGGTGCCGCCGGTGAGCACGTCGACGCCGACCTCCTTGGCGTCGGATGCCGTGAGCCGCTCGGCGAGGATCTGCGCGCCGCGGATGGTGCGCTCCTGACGGTCGCGGAACTCGTCGGTCGCCGCGAGCTTGAACGCCGTCGCCTTCGCGGCGATGACGTGCATGAGCGGGCCGCCCTGCTGGCCGGGGAACACGTTGGAGTTGATCTTCTTCGCGATGTCGGCGTCGTTGGTGAGGATGAAGCCGGAGCGCGGGCCGCCGATCGTCTTGTGCACCGTGGAGCTCGTGACGTGCGCGTACGGCACGGGGGACGGGTGCAGGCCGGCGGCGACGAGACCCGCGAAGTGCGCCATGTCCACCCACAGGGTGGCCCCCACCTCGTCGGCGATCGCGCGGAATGCGGCGAAGTCGAGGTGGCGCGGGTAGGCGGACCAGCCGGCGATGATCACCTTCGGCTTGTGCTCCAGCGCCTTCTCGCGCACCACGTCCATGTCGACGCGGAACGTCTCGGGGTCGAGGCCGTACGAGACGACGTTGTAGAGCTTGCCGGAGAAGTTGAGCTTCATGCCGTGCGTGAGGTGGCCGCCGTGCGCGAGCTCGAGGCCGAGGATGGTGTCGCCCGGCTGCGCGATCGCGCTCAGCACGGCGGCATTGGCGGACGCGCCGGAGTGCGGCTGCACGTTCGCGAACTGCGCGCCGAACAGCGACTTGGCACGCTCGATGGCGAGGTTCTCGGCGATGTCGACGAACTCGCATCCGCCGTAGTAGCGACGGCCGGGGTAGCCCTCCGCGTACTTGTTGGTGAGCACGGAGCCCTGCGACTCGAGCACCGCGCGCGGAACGAAGTTCTCGCTCGCGATCATCTCGAGGTAGTCGCGCTGGCGGCCGAGCTCGAGGTTCAGCACCTCGGCGATCTCGGGGTCGACCTCGCTCAGCGGGGCGTTGAAGGTGGGGGAAACGGTCATGCTCGGCTCCTCGTGATCAGGCGGGCGGATGTATGCACGGAACGTGTTCGCGTCGGCCCAGGCGCGCGGCCGAATCCGCCCTCGATAATCTCGAAAAGCTGTCCGTCGCTCCCCGATGGTGAACCATCCGCGACGGATTCCGGATGCCCGAAGTCACGCCGATACGCCAGTTGCGACGCGCTCCAGCATATCCTGCCCGGCGGCGCCGAAACCGGCCGTCAGCCGAGCTGGTGGATGCGCACGCCCTTCACGACCCGGTTCACGTCTCCGCTGGGGAAGGGGTTGTCCGTGGTGATGCCGAGGCGCTGCGACTGGCCGAGCGCGAGCGTCTGCGCGAACACCACGTACGGCAGCGCGAGAACCTCGTCGGGCAGCTCGTCGATGCCGGGCAGCGCCCACGTCTGGACGCCGTCGATCTCCGGCGCATCTGCCGTCGTGCCGTCGGCGACGACGGCGATCACGTCGTGCTTGCCTGACGTCGTGTGCAGCTCGGCGATGATGTCCAGGTCGTACTGCCGCGTGTACGGGTCGGACGACACGTACACGACCACCAGCGTGCGGTCGTCGAGGATCGACTTCGGGCCGTGCCGGAAGCCGAGCGAGCTGTCGTGCACGCCGACGATGCGGCCTGCGGTGAGCTCGAGCAGCTTGAGCGCCGACTCCCGCGCGAGTCCGGTGAGCGGTCCACTGCCGAGGTACACGATGCGGTCGTATGCGGTGTCGGCGGCGTGGAGTGGAACGGCCTGCCCCTGGGACAGAGCCCAGTCGCCGGCGCCGGCCGCGGCATCCACCGTGCCTGCGAGCGCCGGAGCGAAGGCGAGCAGCGCGGTGAGCAGCATCGAGGAGAAGCTCGAGGTCATCGCGAAGCTCTGATCGTTGGTGCCCTCCGGCGTCACGAGCACGAGGTCGTCCGCGCGCTGCGAGTGCACCTGAAAGAGGTCGCCCGTGGTGTCGCACGTGATGATGAGGTGGTGCACCGTCGTCAGCAGCTGGTCGGCGAGCTGCGTCGCCGCGACGGACTCCGGGCTTCGGCCGGAGCGGGCGAACGAGACGAGAAGCGTTGGCAGGTCCTCGGCGAAGACCGCGCGCGGGTCGGCGACGATGTCGGTCGTCGCGACGGCATCGACACGCCTGCCGAGGACGCGCGCCAGACCCGGGGCGAGGATCTCGCCGATGAAGGCCGACGTTCCCGCTCCGGTCAGCACGATACGGGCGTTGGCGGGCACGACTCTCGTGAGGAACTCGTCGATCCGCGCGCGCTGCTCCGCCACGGATGAGCTCACCTCGCGCCAGACCCGAGGTTGCTGCGCGATCTCGCGCGTCGTGTGTTCGGCTCCGGTGCGGGCGGTGTCAGTCACGATGCTCCTTGTCGTGGGTGCGTGGTCATGGGGACGAGTCGCGAGGCGATGCGCGTGCGACGACGTGCGACGGTCGCTCATTCGCGGATGTAATCTGCGCCAAAGTGCGCTGTTACGATCACAAACTAGCAGAGCGAGGGTGTCGTTCCGACGAGAATCCGAGCGGTCCGCTGCGCGGTTCCCCTGTAGACTCGCATCACCATATCGACCGAAACTGCAGTTTTCACGGGTTTTCTGATCATCCTCGATCACCGACCATCTGCCTTCCGTCATCCTGGAGACACCATGACCACACTCGGACCCGGCGCCGCGGTGCTCGCGTTCGACGTGGGCGGCACCGACATGAAGGCCGCCCTCGTCGATGAGACTGGCGTGCTGCGCGACACCGTGCGCGTACCGACTCCGCTGGCGAACGGCGAGACCGGCGACCGTGTCGTCGCCGAGGTCGCCGCGCTCGCGGAGCAGTTCGCGAAGCGCCATCCCGATGTGCACCCGGCGGCCGCCGGACTCCTGGTGCCTGGGCACGTCGACGACGTGCACGGAATCGGCGTGTTCGCCGAGAACCTCGGCTGGCACGACTATCCGTTCCGCGAGCGGGCGGAAGCCGCGCTGGGCCTGCCGGTCGGCTTCGGCCACGACGTGCGCGGATCCGGCGAAGCGGAGCACCGGCTCGGCGCCGCACGCGGATTCGACGATGTGGTCGTGGTGACGATCGGCACCGGCATCGCCGCGGCCCTGTTCATCGGCGGAAAGCTCTACACGGGAGGCGGGCTCGGCGGGGAGATCGGCCACGACCGGGTGGCCGAGGGCCCCATGTGCGCGTGCGGAGGACGAGGATGCCTCGAGGCCGTCTCCTCCGCCGCCGCCATCGCTCGTCGCTACTCGCTCCGGACCGGCCAGGAGGTCGCGGGGGCGAAGGAGGTGCTCGAACGCAAGCGGCGCGGCGATGCCAACGCCGCGGCATCCTGGAACTCCGCCCTCGACGCGCTGGCTCTCGGGCTCTCCCACGTGGTCGCGCTGCTCGCACCACAGGCGATCGTGATCGCCGGCGGGCTCTCGGAGGCCGGCGAAGAGCTGCTGCAGCCGCTGCGGGAACGGCTGGACGGCATCCTCACGTTCCACCGCCGCCCGCAGCTCATCAAGGCGACCATCGGCGGCGACGCCGGCCTGTACGGCGCCGCACTGACCGCCAGAGACGTCCTGAACGGAGACGACGCATGACCCTCACTCCCACCGGTGACCTGATCGCGGATGCCGCGAGCCGCCACGTCGGTATCGGCGCGTTCAACGTGCTGCACCTCGAGACCGCCGAAGGCATCGTCGCCGCGGCCGAGCGCGCCGATCTCCCCGTCATCTTGCAGATCTCCGAGAACTGCGTCACGTATCACGGCTCGCTCGAGCCGATCGCGCTGGCCTGCCTCGCGCTCGCGCGCGAGTCGTCCGCCCGCGTGGCCGTGCACCTCGACCACGCGGAGGACGAGCGGCTCGCCCTGCAGGCGATCGACCTCGGCTTCGGCTCCGTCATGTTCGACGCCTCCAAGCTCGACTACGACGCCAACGTCGCGGCGACGCGCAGAGTGACCGAGTACGCCCATCGGCACGGCATCGTCGTGGAGGCCGAGCTCGGCGAGATCGGCGGCAAAGACGGCGCGCACGCGCCCGGGGTGCGCACCGATCCCGATGAGGCCGTGGCCTTCGTGGCAGCGACAGGGGTCGACGCGCTCGCCGTCGCGGTCGGCTCGTCGCACGCGATGACCACGCGCGAGGCATCCCTCGACCTCGACCTGATCTCCAGACTGCACTCAGCGCTGACCGTGCCGCTGGTGCTGCACGGCTCCTCGGGCGTCGCCGACGATGTCATCGCCGCCGCCATCAGGGCAGGCATGACCAAGATCAACGTGTCGACGCATCTGAACGGTTTCTTCACACGCGCCATCCGCGACTATCTCGAGGAGAATCCCACGGTCGTCGACTCCCGCAAGTATCTGAGCGCCGGCCGCGCCGCACTCAGCAGCGAGGCCGAACGTCTGCTCGAACTGTTTGCGCACCAGAGCGAGGGGCGGAGCGCATGAACCGCGCCGACCGGCTTCGCGCCGTGCTCGATCTGCTGGCCGAGACCGGGCAGATCGAGGTGGACGACATCGTCGAGCGGCTCGGGGTCTCCCCTGCCACCGCGCGCAGAGACCTGGACGCCCTCGCCTCGCAGCAGCTCCTGAGCCGTACGCGAGGCGGCGCCACAGGGCAGTCGGTGGCCTACGACCTGCCGCTGCGCTTCAAGAAGGGGCAGAACGCCGCCGAGAAGCTCGCGATCGCCCAGGCAGCGTCGGCGCTGATCCCCCGCGGGTCCGTGGTCGGGCTGTGCGGCGGCACGACGAGCACCGCGGTGGCGACCGCACTGGGCTCTCGACCCGACGTCGCGGAGCCGTCCACGCGCCCCACCCTCACCGTCGTGACCAACGCGATCAACATCGCCGCCCAGCTGCTCATGCGCCCGCAGATCAAGGTGGTCATGACCGGCGGTGTCGTGCAGCCTCGGTCATACGAACTGGTCGGCCCTTACACCGACTCGGTGCTCGCCCAGATCACGCTCGACTTCGCGTTCATCGGCGTCAACGGGCTCGATCCGAAGCTCGGCCCGACCGTGCACGACGAGCACGAGGCCGCCGTGAACGCACTCATGGCGCAGCGCGCCGAGCGCGCGGTCATCGTCGCCGATTCCAGCAAGATCGGCCGTCGTGCCTTCGCCTCCGTGGCGGAGCCAGGCGCGTTCGACACCCTCATCACCGACGACGGCATCACGACGTCGCAGCGCACCGCTTTCGAGGAGGCGGGGCTGCGGGTGATCGTGGCCTGACGGCATCCACGGCCCGGCCGCCTGAAGGTGGTGGTGCGGTCGGATTTCACATCGACCGCACCACCACCGGCTTGCCGCGTGGCCCAAGCCCCCAAGTTCCACGCGGCATCCTGACCGTTTCGGGTCTCAGCCAGGACCGTCGCACCGAGGCGGTGCACAACACTGCCGAAGGCCGAATGATTCGCGACGGTGGTCCGTTTCACTGAGAGAAGACGTCGAACCCGGCCGATCATGACGCGGGTCGCACAAAACATTTCGAGGAATTGCGGATGCCCTGATCACGTCGGAGAATCGAACCACCCCCGTCCATCCCTGAGCAGGAACCCCCACCCCACGGTCCGCCGCCGCATGTGCAGCAGACGACCGAGAGATCGCAGGCCGATGAGGCCCGGAAGGCAACCCGAATGTCATCGCACGCCGCCACGCGCAGACTCGAGCGCGCAGGTGACGCCGAGCTCGTCACGCTGACGCGCAAGGGCGACACGGATGCCTACGCCATGCTCTTCCGCAGGCACGCGTCGGCCGCCACCTCGGTCGCGCGCTCCGTGACCAGCACGTTCGAGCCCGACGACCTCGTCTCGGAGGCCTACACGCGCATTCTGCAGGCGCTCAAGGCGGGCAACGGGCCGACCGCCGCGTTCCGCCCCTATCTGTTCACGACGGTGCGCAACATCGCGGCGTCGTGGGGGCGTTCGGGCAAAGATGCTGTGCCGCTGGAGCCCGTCGAGCTCGAGGCGCTGGCCGTCGAAGCCGACCCCACGCTGGCCGAGCTCGACCGCTCCCTCACCGCGCAGGCGTTCCGCACGCTTCCGCCGCGCTGGCAGGAAGCGCTCTGGTACAGCGAGGTCGAGGGCATGCAGCCCGCCGAGCTCGCGCCGCTGCTCGGCGTGCGCGCGCAGGCCGCAGCAGCGCTCTGCTACCGGGCGCGAGAGGGCCTGCGTCAGGCCTGGATCCGCGCCCACCTGAACTCCGCGCACCTCGAGCCGGAGTGCGCGTGGACGGTGGAGCGCCTCGCCGCGCGCTCACGAGGGCGCCTCGGCAAGCGGGACCGCGCGAGAGTCGATGCGCACCTCGACACCTGCGCGAAGTGCGCCATGGCCGCCGCCGAGGCGGAAGAGACCGGCTCGCGGATCGCGCTCGTGCTGCTGCCGCTCGTGCTCGGTTCCGGCGCGGCGGCCGCGTATGCGGCGAGCGTCAAGGCCGGCCTGGTCGTCGGAGCCGGAGCCGGCGGTGCCACCGCTGCCGGAGTCGGCACATTCGGGGCGAGCGCGGCGGGCGCCCAGGGAGCAGGATCCGCAGGGGCGGGTGCCTCGTCGGGCTCGTCCAGCGGAGGCCTCAGCGGCGGAGCCGGGGTTCTCATCGGCGTCGTCGCCGGCGTGGTCGTGGTGGCAGGCGCCGTCGCCGGGGTGCTCGTGGCCACCGCGCCCGGGCACGGCTCGGATGCCTCGCCCGCCGTTCAGCAGGACTCCTTCGGCTCCTCAAAGGCGGGCGACTCGTCCTCCAGCCCCGATGTCTCGGTGCCCGGAGCGTCACCCAGCGCCACACCCGCCCCGACCGCCGATCCTGGTCGAGACTCGAGCACCGGCCCTGACCAGACCCCGAGCACCGCGAACCAGAACTCCTCGTCGACCCCTGCGTCGTCGAACCCGGCGTCCACTCCGAGCGGCACGACCTCCTCCCCTGCGGCGCCTCCGACGTCGAGTCCGCCCTCGTCGCCCGGCACCCCGAGCACCCCGGCCCCCGTGCCGCCTGCGCCGCCGACCATCACCGCCGACACGGGCGACGGCCGCTATCTGCCCGTCGTCTCGGGAAGCGCGCTTCCCGACGCGACGGTGACCGTCTCGGGAGGCGGCGCGACCGCCACGGTGCGTGCCGACGCGAGCGGTGCCTGGCGGGTGACGGATGCGTTCGGAGACTTCCCGGCAGGCGCGGGCACGGTGAGCGCCAGCCAGACCGATGCCGAGGGCCTGAGCTCGGCGACGGCATCCGTCTCGTTCTCCCTCTCCGCACCGCAGCTCAGCGTGACCGGCATCGGATCGTCGCACTCGCCTCTGATGACGGTGCGGGTCACCGGTGTACCAGGCGCGCGCATACAGGTGCTCGTCGACGGGGTCTCGCAGAGAATCAGCAGTCTGGACGGCTCCGGACAGCACAGCTACCTGATCGCGCTGCGCCGAGGCACGCACGACA from Humibacter ginsenosidimutans harbors:
- a CDS encoding bifunctional methylenetetrahydrofolate dehydrogenase/methenyltetrahydrofolate cyclohydrolase, whose translation is MTAIRLDGKATAAAIKQELTERVVALKQRGITPGIATVLVGADPASQLYVGMKHRQSEAIGMNSIQVELPADATQDEVEATIDRLNADPACHGYIVQLPLPKHLDTDAVLERIDPAKDADGLHPTNLGRLVLNVNAPIETPLPCTPRAVIELLTRNDYDLKGKHVVVVGRGVTIGRSIGLLLTRRSINATVTLTHTGTVDLPKYLREADVIVAAAGVKHLVRPEDVKPGAAVLDVGVTREDIPETGKSKVFGDVAPGVEDVAGWLSPNPGGVGPMTVALLMTNVVEAAERA
- the glyA gene encoding serine hydroxymethyltransferase encodes the protein MTVSPTFNAPLSEVDPEIAEVLNLELGRQRDYLEMIASENFVPRAVLESQGSVLTNKYAEGYPGRRYYGGCEFVDIAENLAIERAKSLFGAQFANVQPHSGASANAAVLSAIAQPGDTILGLELAHGGHLTHGMKLNFSGKLYNVVSYGLDPETFRVDMDVVREKALEHKPKVIIAGWSAYPRHLDFAAFRAIADEVGATLWVDMAHFAGLVAAGLHPSPVPYAHVTSSTVHKTIGGPRSGFILTNDADIAKKINSNVFPGQQGGPLMHVIAAKATAFKLAATDEFRDRQERTIRGAQILAERLTASDAKEVGVDVLTGGTDVHLVLVDLRTSQFTGKEAEDRLHEVGITVNKNAVPFDPRPPMVTSGLRIGTPALATRGFGDEEFTEVADVIALALKPDADIPALRARVKKLTDAFPLYPGLGPSGFPVESVELASSIEN
- a CDS encoding SIS domain-containing protein, whose product is MTDTARTGAEHTTREIAQQPRVWREVSSSVAEQRARIDEFLTRVVPANARIVLTGAGTSAFIGEILAPGLARVLGRRVDAVATTDIVADPRAVFAEDLPTLLVSFARSGRSPESVAATQLADQLLTTVHHLIITCDTTGDLFQVHSQRADDLVLVTPEGTNDQSFAMTSSFSSMLLTALLAFAPALAGTVDAAAGAGDWALSQGQAVPLHAADTAYDRIVYLGSGPLTGLARESALKLLELTAGRIVGVHDSSLGFRHGPKSILDDRTLVVVYVSSDPYTRQYDLDIIAELHTTSGKHDVIAVVADGTTADAPEIDGVQTWALPGIDELPDEVLALPYVVFAQTLALGQSQRLGITTDNPFPSGDVNRVVKGVRIHQLG
- a CDS encoding ROK family protein, whose product is MTTLGPGAAVLAFDVGGTDMKAALVDETGVLRDTVRVPTPLANGETGDRVVAEVAALAEQFAKRHPDVHPAAAGLLVPGHVDDVHGIGVFAENLGWHDYPFRERAEAALGLPVGFGHDVRGSGEAEHRLGAARGFDDVVVVTIGTGIAAALFIGGKLYTGGGLGGEIGHDRVAEGPMCACGGRGCLEAVSSAAAIARRYSLRTGQEVAGAKEVLERKRRGDANAAASWNSALDALALGLSHVVALLAPQAIVIAGGLSEAGEELLQPLRERLDGILTFHRRPQLIKATIGGDAGLYGAALTARDVLNGDDA
- a CDS encoding class II fructose-bisphosphate aldolase; amino-acid sequence: MTLTPTGDLIADAASRHVGIGAFNVLHLETAEGIVAAAERADLPVILQISENCVTYHGSLEPIALACLALARESSARVAVHLDHAEDERLALQAIDLGFGSVMFDASKLDYDANVAATRRVTEYAHRHGIVVEAELGEIGGKDGAHAPGVRTDPDEAVAFVAATGVDALAVAVGSSHAMTTREASLDLDLISRLHSALTVPLVLHGSSGVADDVIAAAIRAGMTKINVSTHLNGFFTRAIRDYLEENPTVVDSRKYLSAGRAALSSEAERLLELFAHQSEGRSA
- a CDS encoding DeoR/GlpR family DNA-binding transcription regulator, whose protein sequence is MNRADRLRAVLDLLAETGQIEVDDIVERLGVSPATARRDLDALASQQLLSRTRGGATGQSVAYDLPLRFKKGQNAAEKLAIAQAASALIPRGSVVGLCGGTTSTAVATALGSRPDVAEPSTRPTLTVVTNAINIAAQLLMRPQIKVVMTGGVVQPRSYELVGPYTDSVLAQITLDFAFIGVNGLDPKLGPTVHDEHEAAVNALMAQRAERAVIVADSSKIGRRAFASVAEPGAFDTLITDDGITTSQRTAFEEAGLRVIVA
- a CDS encoding sigma-70 family RNA polymerase sigma factor translates to MSSHAATRRLERAGDAELVTLTRKGDTDAYAMLFRRHASAATSVARSVTSTFEPDDLVSEAYTRILQALKAGNGPTAAFRPYLFTTVRNIAASWGRSGKDAVPLEPVELEALAVEADPTLAELDRSLTAQAFRTLPPRWQEALWYSEVEGMQPAELAPLLGVRAQAAAALCYRAREGLRQAWIRAHLNSAHLEPECAWTVERLAARSRGRLGKRDRARVDAHLDTCAKCAMAAAEAEETGSRIALVLLPLVLGSGAAAAYAASVKAGLVVGAGAGGATAAGVGTFGASAAGAQGAGSAGAGASSGSSSGGLSGGAGVLIGVVAGVVVVAGAVAGVLVATAPGHGSDASPAVQQDSFGSSKAGDSSSSPDVSVPGASPSATPAPTADPGRDSSTGPDQTPSTANQNSSSTPASSNPASTPSGTTSSPAAPPTSSPPSSPGTPSTPAPVPPAPPTITADTGDGRYLPVVSGSALPDATVTVSGGGATATVRADASGAWRVTDAFGDFPAGAGTVSASQTDAEGLSSATASVSFSLSAPQLSVTGIGSSHSPLMTVRVTGVPGARIQVLVDGVSQRISSLDGSGQHSYLIALRRGTHDIAVRYADGSGRLGPSTHTTVTVGP